In the bacterium genome, CGGCCTTGTCGGCAGGCCCCCCCTTGACTACCTCCCTGACGACGGCCCCCTCGGCATCATCCCAGTTGCTGGTCTCCTCGACGTCAGCAAGGTAGAGTCCCAGCCAGGCATCGCCTTTGTGGGCTTGCCTTGAATCCACTCCCGCGGCACGCAACGCCCCGTTTCCCAAAAGGGCAAAAGCGAACAGGACGATACCCGCCCCGATGAACCAGTTCTTCATAGCACCTCCTGCGGCCAACCGCAAAATTGCCTTGTTTTTAACGGCGCGATGGCGTATTTTTTCAATGGTGATACGACGCACCTTCTCTTTCCTGGATATAAATACGCATGAGACTTTCAATTCGTTCCAGAGAATTTCGCAGCATGCCGATTGGACGAATGGCGCTGCTGATCGGCCTGGCAGGAGCGGCACTCTGTCGCTTCACGCCGGGGTTGATCGCTTTGCTGCCCATGTGCCATTTTCGCACCTGGACCACCCTGCCGTGCCCATCCTGCGGCGCTACCTCCGCTGCGATTGCGCTCTCCCATGCCCATCCCGGCGATGCCCTGCGACTCAATCCCCTTTTCACCTTGCTCTATCTCGGGATGGCCGCAACCGGCCTCAATGCCCTGGCCGCCCTGGTGTGGAAGCGCGCCCTGGTGCTGGATTGGCGTCCGGTTGAACTGAGGATCATGTTGGGCAGCGCCTTCGTTCTCCTCTGGCTCAACTGGATTTTCCTGCTCGGCGCCCGCTTCGCCCTCTTCTAGTCCCGACGGCCCAGGGGAACAAAGTCTCCTGAACCGCGGTTTTGTAGGTGAGAGATGGCATGGATTAGCGCGAAAGAGAGTGACGTGCTCATCGGATTTACGGTTGAAGGATTTCAGGAGTGGCATCCCGCGGCGATAACAACCGCGATGCGCCGACTGGGGGTTAATTTTGTCGAGTATAATATCCGTATCCTGGATGCCCTCGAGCAGGTCCTGTCCCAGCTGCGCACCATACGCACCGCCTTTCATTTGCCCATCATCGAGGAAGATGGCTGGGATTTCTCATGCCGCGACCGCCAAAAGCAGATCGACGCGACCATAGCCCTCCTGCAGCAGCATCATCACCGCCTCGGACTGACCCAATTTATCGCTCATCCCCCCGAACCCTGCCCGCCAGCTGGCGATCCCGGTGCCAGTCTTGACACCCTTTTCAACAATGTTGCGCGCTTGCCGCTTCCGCTCTATTTTGAGAATGTGGCCGGCCAGTCCCCCGAGTCGTTGCGCGACTTTCTCCAGCTGGCGCGCGCCCGGCTCGGCGAACACTATGCAGGTATGTGTTATGATGCCGCCCACTTTCAGATCAGCGGTCTGGATCCGGTGGAGCAGTTCCTCGCCTTCCGCGAAGAGATCGGTGCAGTGCACCTGTCGGACTGCGTCGGCCGCGAGGACAGCCATCTTCCCTTCAACAGCGGCGGCAACCTGCCCATTCTGCCGCTGCTGCGCGCTATGCATCGCAGTGGCTACGACGGCAGCATCACGCTCGAGATCCGGCCTCGTCCCGACGGCGATCTGGCCGCCTATATTCGCAGCTATCTGCTTCTTTTGCAGCACTTCGCACCGGCCCGTTACCTCGGCGCGCGCCTACGCTTCCTGGCTGCGGCGTCCCTGATCAGGAAATCATAATTAATTTAATTTTTTAATTTTATGTCTTTTCCGATTTCACAACGCGCCATAAAAATCGCTTGCTTTTATCCGGCGGTTGATTTACTTTCAGGTAGGGACCACCCTGTTTTCTCAAGGCCAGACCCTTGTTATTAACCATGACCGGGTTCGTAACCACGCACACTCCCCTCGTACCATCCAAATCCTACTCTGGCATAGCCCTGTCTCTGGACGGGGACGCCAACCTGGTGCATCTGCACCGCGACGCCGCTGCGGCAGCCCGCCGGCAACAGCTTGATTGGCATGAGCACGTAAAAAAGTGAGGTTGGGAATGAGTCAGAATTTTCATTCTTTGGTTCCGGAGCTTAAATCGCGCATCAAACAGGAATGCGTGCGCGAAACGCCTCAGGATAGCGACGAATTGATCGGCCTGCCCTATCCCTATATCATCTCCGGCAGAGGAAAGAGTGAAGCCCTTTATTACTGGGATACCTACTTCATCAACCTGGGACTGCTGCGCATGCGCATGATCGATTACGCGCGGCACAATGTGGAGAACCTCATTTTTCTGCTGCGCAAGTTCGGACATGTGCCCGCTTCCAATTCCCGGGCCATGCTCGGCTACTCCCAGCCTCCTTTCCTGCCCTGGATGGTGCGCGACATCTACCGCGCCACCGGGGAGAAGGAATGGCTGCGGCGGATGCTCCCCGACGTCGTTCACGAGTTCAAGTTCTGGACCAGCAAACCCCATACAACCCCGACCGGCCTCTACCGCTACCATCCGGTCAAGGACGGGGCCCTTATACCGGAAGATGCGGCTATGGCGGAATCCGGCTGGATCGGCTCGCCCCGCTTCAGCGATCCCCGCCGCTACAATGCCATCGACCTCAATGCCTTGCTCAGCCGCAATGCCCGGATGATCTACGATCTTCAGATCGAAGCCGAAGGACACGGCGACGAATCGCTGCTGCAGAAAGCGGCGAGTATGAAAAAGATGATGGAATTCTGTTGGGATGACGGCGCAGGATTCTATTATGACAATAATTTTGAGGAGAAGAAATTGAGTCCGGTCCGGAGTCTGGCCGGATTTATGCCCCTCTTTGTCGAAATGGTCGACAACGACCGCGCCCAGCGCATGATTCTGCATCTCAAGGACTTTACCGCACCCGGCGGCTTTTCCCTGACCGATCAGAACTACGGCGTAAAAAGGTCGCTCTGGAGCGCCCCTCTGATCCAGGCGCCATATGTCTACACCACCCTCAAGGGACTCTGCGACTACGACTTTATGGAGGACGCGGCGGATATCGGCACCAACTGGCTGTCGATGGTCCAGGAACAGTACGCCAAAACCGGTGAACTGTGGGCCTGGTACAATGCATCGGACCGTAGCATCAACCATCCCGATGGTCTCCAGAACAGCCCTATGCTCAGCCTGACCGCCGGGGTTTTCGCAGAGGTCATCGATTGTCTGGGACTGGATTGAGAGGAGCGCGAGCACTTCACTCATGCCCATCATCATTGGTACCGCCGGCCACATCGATCATGGTAAATCCGCGCTTGTCAAAGCCCTGACCGGCACCGACCCCGACCGTCTTGCTGAGGAACAGGAACGCGGTATGACCATCGATCTCGGCTTCGCGTTCCTCAACCCGGAGATCGCATTCATCGACGTCCCCGGCCATGAAAAGTTCATCAAAAACATGGTGGCCGGAGCCAGCACCATCGATCTCGCCATTCTGGTAATCGCCGCGGACGATGGCGTCATGCCGCAAACCCGCGAACATCTCGATATCCTCTCCCTGTTAGGTGTGCAGCGTGGATTCATCGTCCTCACCAAAATCGACCTCGTGGACGCTGATCTGCGCCAACTGGTTCGGGAGGAGGTGCAGGAGACGGTCCAGGGATCCTTCCTGGAGGGCGCCCCGCTCTTTGAGGTTTCCACCGTCACCGGCGAGGGGCTGCCGGCCCTCCGTGAGGCCCTCATCGCCGCCGCTGGACACATGCCGGTGCAGCGGTCGCGCGGCAGCTTCTGGCTGCCCGTGGACCGTTCTTTTGTCATCAAGGGATTCGGCACAGTGGTCACCGGCACCCTGCTCTCGGGCACCGCCGCGACCGGGGATCTTCTTGAGCTTCTCCCCGCCGGACGCCCCGTAAAGATACGCGGCCTGCAGCAGCAGAACCAGAGCGTCGAACGGGTTACCAGCGGCTACCGTACCGCCATCAACCTCCAGAATGTCAGCCGGGAGGAGGTGAAGCGCGGCGATGTCCTGGCCACCCCGGGGCACTTCACTGCTTCGCGTCTCATGGATGCCCGCCTTCGCCTCCTTAAAAGTGCGCGCAAGGAAATGAGCCAGCGCACGCGGGTGCGGCTTCATATGGGCGCCCGTGAGATCATGGCCCGGGTCAGGCTGCTCGATGTCGAGTCGCTGGCGCCAGGCGACACCGCTCTGGTCCAGTTCATGCTCGAAGAACCGGCCGTCGCACGACGGCGCGAGCCCTTCGTCATCCGCCATTACTCTCCCGCTTACACCATCGGCGGCGGGATCATTCTCGAGGCCGAGGCACAGCCGCACCGTCGTTTCGATCGCAGCGCACTCGATCACATCCGCGCCCTTGAACATCCCGACCCCTTCGAAACAGTCTCCGCCGCCCTCCTGGCCGACCCCTTTCTCCCGCAAAGCGCCGCCGCTCTGGCCGCCCGCAGCGGAGTCGAGAGCGAGACCCTGAACCGCCTCCTGGACGAGGGGGTAACCCGTGGCGACCTGCTCACCAGCGGATCCGGCAGCAAGATACTCTATTGGCATCGGCAGGGGTTCGAACTGCTGCTGGAAAAGATCCTTGCGGTTCTCGAAGTCTTTCATCAACGCGAGCCTCTCCGGCCGGGGATGGGCAAGGCCGAACTGCGCACCCAGCTCGGCGGCAGCATCGCTCCCCGGCTCCTTGATGACGCCCTTGCAGCACTGGTTGCGCAAGGCTATGTGGCCGAGCAGTCGCAATGGGTCCGGCTGGAGGGGCATACCGTCCGCCTGGAGGGTGCCGATGAAGCGCTGGCAGGCCGCATCCAGGCGCTGATCGCAGCCCAGCCCTTCGCCCCGCCCGGAGAGGAGGAGATCGCCCGTACGCTGGCCGTCTCGGACACCCAGGTCCACCGCCTCCTCGGGGCGCTCCAGGGCATGGGTCGGATTGTACGCCTGGAGGGGGATCTCTACTTCACCATCACGGCTCTGGCGGACGCGGAGAGCAGACTGCTCGATTTCGCACAGCAGCGGGAGGAGATTTCGGTGGGTGAATTCCGCGAACTGCTGGGGACCTCGCGTAAATATGCGGTTCCCCTGCTCAACTGGTTCGACCAACAGGGCCGCACCGAACGCCTCGGCGATAACCGCCTTATCCACCGCTGATCCCGCCCATATTTTTGCCTTGCAAATCTATCAAAGATTATGTAAAGTAATAAAATTAGCCAACGGTCACCTCCATCATTACAGGCAAATGTCATGCAAATATCCGGACTCAAGTATGGAGCGCAGTTACTGGAGCTGGTCGAGTTCCCCTATGCGCCCTTCCTTACGGCCGACGCGACCAAGGAAGAGATTCAGACTCTCCTCGACCAGCATAAAAAGCTCGTCATCAAACCCTTCTTTAGCGGCGGGGTTGGCAAAAAGGGCAAAGCCGGCCTGGTGCGCATCGCCGACAATCTTCAGGATGCCCTGCAGGCGAAAAAGGAACTTTATTTCGCCACCCACCTGTACGGCGCTAAAACCGTTCAAGCCAGTGGTGTCACCTACGAAGCCTTCATCCCTTCCGAAATCGAGGTTTATTTCAGCATTACGGCCTCCACGATTCATCGCAAGCCCATCTTCACCATCAGCCCCTGGGGCGGCATCGACATCGAAGCCCTGCCGCCGGAGAAGAAAAAAGTCACCTGGATCGATCCCTTCATCGGCCTCAAATCCTTCGATATCACCAATGCCCTGGTCGACACGGGATGCCCTGAGCCCTACATCTCGCCTCTGGTCCAGAACCTCCCCAAGCTATGGGGGCTCTACGATAACTATGGCCTGACCACCCTGGAGATCAACCCGATCCGCATGACGTATCAGGACAATCGGCTGGTGCCGATGGCGTGCGACCTCAAGGCGGCCTTCGACCAGGATAATCCCGCCTGGAAACGCCTCGGTCTACCCAGCACCATCTTCCAGTCCGATATTACCCCCTTCGAGGCGGAGATCAATCAACTGCGCACCTATCAGGGGCAGAGTGACGTGCTCGAACTCAATCCCGCCGGCACGATCATCCCCTTCATGTATGGCGGCGGTGCCAATTCGGCGGCCACCGAAACCCTGGGAGCCTCGGCCATTTTCGCCTCCGATTTCGGCGGCAATCCGCCTTATGAAAAGATGTACGAGATCGCCCGCATCGTCTTCAAACACTGGCTCAAAAAGGCCAATGTGCTGCTCATCATCGGCGGCAAAGCCAACAACACCGATATTTACGTCACCTTCAAGGGCATCTTCGACGCCCTGCGCGACCATGTCGCTCTGCACGGCCGCCATCCCATCTATACGGTCGTCGGGCGCGGCGGCCCCAACTTGATCAAGGGGATGTTCTACGGCAAGGATATTCTCGACACCCTCAAACTCCCCTACAAGATGTTCGGCTACGACACCTCGATGATCCAGGTGCTCGAATACGCCAAGCGCATCGATCAATGGTGGGCCGAATCAGGCCGCAAAGAATACGAAAAGAAGAAGGTGTAACCAATGAGACAGCAGAAGACCAAACCCTTTCCCTATTTTGTCGGGGTCCACTCTCTAGAGGAGTTGGTCACCCGGGAGTCGCGGGTCTGCGTGATCAATATCCTCGGCAGCGAGAGCCGCAAGGTGACGCCGATTTCGCATGAATACAGTGGCGGCAACATCGTCGCCGGCGTTCAATACGGACGCAAGGGTGTGCTCGAGACCAAAATCGGCAACATTCCGGTCTACAGTAGCATTCGCGATGTTATCAACAGCGGCATCTTTTTTGATATAGGCGTGATCTATCTCCCCCCGACGGCGGTCAGCCAGGCGGTGGCGGAGCTGGTCACCTACAACGAGGCACTCAAGCGCATCGTCATCGTCACCGAAAAGGTGCCGACGCGCGATTCGCGCAACATCCGCTTCGTCTGCCAGGAGGCGGGGGTCGATGTCATCGGTGCCAACTGCCTCGGTGTCGCCAACGTCTGGGACCATGTCCGCGTCGGCGGGGCGCTCGCCGGCGACCATCCTGAAGAGGCCTTGCGCCAGGGCTCGGTGGCTATCCATTCCAACTCGGGCAATTTCACCACCACCATCGCCGAATACCTGCGCACCGCCGGATTCGGGCTTTCCACGGCGGTCAGTTCGGGGAAGGACATCTACATCCATTTCGCTTTGCCGGAATTTCTCTACGCCGCACAAAACGACCCCCGAACCAAGGCGATCGCCCTCTACGTCGAGCCGGGCGGCTATTATGAAAAACTGGCCCTCGACTGGATCAAAGAACGCCGTTTCGGCTTCAACAAGCCGGTGGTCGTCTGCGTCACCGGGCGCTGGAAGAAAAACATCCAGCGCAGTTGCGGACATGCTGGCGCCCTCGCCGGAGCAGGCGACGACGCCATCTCCAAGGAGGAGTGGTTCGATGACTATTTCGGCGTGCCCGCCTTCGACCCCCGTAAGCCGAGAGTGAGCAAGCGCGGCGTCCGCGTCGCCTCGATCCAGCATTTCCCCGAGGCGATGCGCGCAGTCTTCGCCGCCATCGACGAAGAACCCGATTTCGCAGCCAGCGGGGACCTCTCGCTCAAACTCTGGATCAGCGACAATTGGTTCAAGCTGCCCCCGGAACTGGATATACCGGTCGTCCAGGCGATGCCGCCCTACGACAATCAGATCCGCGAGATCAATCGCCAGGTCGGTGCCAACTATCTGCGTCAAAATATGGCCGACAAGTCAGGCGCCTCGCGCATGGATCCGAAGAGCCAGGTATCGGAATTGCACGGCAAGTCGATCCTCGAACTCTCCAGGTACTCCATGGAGGAGAACATCTATTTTGCCCTGGCCAAGGTGATGCCCGAACCGGCTGACATACCGACCATCAACATCATGCTCAACCTCTTCCTCAAGATGGACGAGAAACGTATGGATCTGGTCGATGTCGCCCGGGCCAATGGCTGTACGCCCAATGCCTATATCGGCTCGCAGATTGCCTTGATCGGCGATAAGCGCTTCCTCGCCCGGGCGCGCGAAGCGACGCGCATCCTCATCAACATGATTCGTGAATTCGAGATCGACGATCAGACTGCTGAATTTCCGGCGACTCTGGATATTTTTATCACCACCGAGTTGCTCATCAGCGAGCCCGTGCGCAAGACGCCGGTTTCGGAGCTCCTCCTTAAGGAGATCAAACGCTGCCCTAAAAAATCCTTTCCGATCCGCGTGTTACAGCATATCATCCATCTCGCCGAGACCAGGGGATTGGAGATCCGCGACAATTACGAATTCTTCCTCGGCGGCCTCGCCGTTGCGATGTTTTGGAAACCGATGCTCGAGAAGCGTATC is a window encoding:
- a CDS encoding DUF2752 domain-containing protein, producing MRLSIRSREFRSMPIGRMALLIGLAGAALCRFTPGLIALLPMCHFRTWTTLPCPSCGATSAAIALSHAHPGDALRLNPLFTLLYLGMAATGLNALAALVWKRALVLDWRPVELRIMLGSAFVLLWLNWIFLLGARFALF
- the selB gene encoding selenocysteine-specific translation elongation factor, translating into MPIIIGTAGHIDHGKSALVKALTGTDPDRLAEEQERGMTIDLGFAFLNPEIAFIDVPGHEKFIKNMVAGASTIDLAILVIAADDGVMPQTREHLDILSLLGVQRGFIVLTKIDLVDADLRQLVREEVQETVQGSFLEGAPLFEVSTVTGEGLPALREALIAAAGHMPVQRSRGSFWLPVDRSFVIKGFGTVVTGTLLSGTAATGDLLELLPAGRPVKIRGLQQQNQSVERVTSGYRTAINLQNVSREEVKRGDVLATPGHFTASRLMDARLRLLKSARKEMSQRTRVRLHMGAREIMARVRLLDVESLAPGDTALVQFMLEEPAVARRREPFVIRHYSPAYTIGGGIILEAEAQPHRRFDRSALDHIRALEHPDPFETVSAALLADPFLPQSAAALAARSGVESETLNRLLDEGVTRGDLLTSGSGSKILYWHRQGFELLLEKILAVLEVFHQREPLRPGMGKAELRTQLGGSIAPRLLDDALAALVAQGYVAEQSQWVRLEGHTVRLEGADEALAGRIQALIAAQPFAPPGEEEIARTLAVSDTQVHRLLGALQGMGRIVRLEGDLYFTITALADAESRLLDFAQQREEISVGEFRELLGTSRKYAVPLLNWFDQQGRTERLGDNRLIHR
- a CDS encoding TIM barrel protein; this encodes MAWISAKESDVLIGFTVEGFQEWHPAAITTAMRRLGVNFVEYNIRILDALEQVLSQLRTIRTAFHLPIIEEDGWDFSCRDRQKQIDATIALLQQHHHRLGLTQFIAHPPEPCPPAGDPGASLDTLFNNVARLPLPLYFENVAGQSPESLRDFLQLARARLGEHYAGMCYDAAHFQISGLDPVEQFLAFREEIGAVHLSDCVGREDSHLPFNSGGNLPILPLLRAMHRSGYDGSITLEIRPRPDGDLAAYIRSYLLLLQHFAPARYLGARLRFLAAASLIRKS
- a CDS encoding ATP citrate lyase citrate-binding domain-containing protein → MQISGLKYGAQLLELVEFPYAPFLTADATKEEIQTLLDQHKKLVIKPFFSGGVGKKGKAGLVRIADNLQDALQAKKELYFATHLYGAKTVQASGVTYEAFIPSEIEVYFSITASTIHRKPIFTISPWGGIDIEALPPEKKKVTWIDPFIGLKSFDITNALVDTGCPEPYISPLVQNLPKLWGLYDNYGLTTLEINPIRMTYQDNRLVPMACDLKAAFDQDNPAWKRLGLPSTIFQSDITPFEAEINQLRTYQGQSDVLELNPAGTIIPFMYGGGANSAATETLGASAIFASDFGGNPPYEKMYEIARIVFKHWLKKANVLLIIGGKANNTDIYVTFKGIFDALRDHVALHGRHPIYTVVGRGGPNLIKGMFYGKDILDTLKLPYKMFGYDTSMIQVLEYAKRIDQWWAESGRKEYEKKKV
- a CDS encoding CoA-binding protein: MRQQKTKPFPYFVGVHSLEELVTRESRVCVINILGSESRKVTPISHEYSGGNIVAGVQYGRKGVLETKIGNIPVYSSIRDVINSGIFFDIGVIYLPPTAVSQAVAELVTYNEALKRIVIVTEKVPTRDSRNIRFVCQEAGVDVIGANCLGVANVWDHVRVGGALAGDHPEEALRQGSVAIHSNSGNFTTTIAEYLRTAGFGLSTAVSSGKDIYIHFALPEFLYAAQNDPRTKAIALYVEPGGYYEKLALDWIKERRFGFNKPVVVCVTGRWKKNIQRSCGHAGALAGAGDDAISKEEWFDDYFGVPAFDPRKPRVSKRGVRVASIQHFPEAMRAVFAAIDEEPDFAASGDLSLKLWISDNWFKLPPELDIPVVQAMPPYDNQIREINRQVGANYLRQNMADKSGASRMDPKSQVSELHGKSILELSRYSMEENIYFALAKVMPEPADIPTINIMLNLFLKMDEKRMDLVDVARANGCTPNAYIGSQIALIGDKRFLARAREATRILINMIREFEIDDQTAEFPATLDIFITTELLISEPVRKTPVSELLLKEIKRCPKKSFPIRVLQHIIHLAETRGLEIRDNYEFFLGGLAVAMFWKPMLEKRISRQVVEDAVTYFYIISRIVAYSVIDRQNNASWRNLIDAKVSNLRSSFTENAFAILFNRKPDETELFEFKALIGLTLTNGPGTLSAKGAKESVSARNHIATAFLGFLTNTGLAHGGNGFEAVEYLLRHFDASLADPGAPGHGLNLQQMANQAARTYRDYKKNEKESGELQYARIPCINHPVFKGNDINIDPREEFIRGEFRKRGITNVFLDFYHHLVEELFNEGATKNVFCVNIDAVLAVIILKLVWRDLQQGRMTVKMVQDLSFTQFIYGRAIGVAAEIADHRDRGADMDCRTPQDRVQFIL
- a CDS encoding trehalase family glycosidase; the encoded protein is MSQNFHSLVPELKSRIKQECVRETPQDSDELIGLPYPYIISGRGKSEALYYWDTYFINLGLLRMRMIDYARHNVENLIFLLRKFGHVPASNSRAMLGYSQPPFLPWMVRDIYRATGEKEWLRRMLPDVVHEFKFWTSKPHTTPTGLYRYHPVKDGALIPEDAAMAESGWIGSPRFSDPRRYNAIDLNALLSRNARMIYDLQIEAEGHGDESLLQKAASMKKMMEFCWDDGAGFYYDNNFEEKKLSPVRSLAGFMPLFVEMVDNDRAQRMILHLKDFTAPGGFSLTDQNYGVKRSLWSAPLIQAPYVYTTLKGLCDYDFMEDAADIGTNWLSMVQEQYAKTGELWAWYNASDRSINHPDGLQNSPMLSLTAGVFAEVIDCLGLD